The following proteins come from a genomic window of Micromonospora zamorensis:
- a CDS encoding RrF2 family transcriptional regulator: MYVSARSDYALRAMLAVAAASRGGGGSGGGELVKAASLAEVQDIPLSFLQGILLDLRRAGLLHSHRGADGGYALTRPADGITVGDVLRAVGGSLTTVRGLPAERAGYHGVAAGLTDVWLAVHGAIATVVDSTTLADLLTRNSTDHAPTTS; encoded by the coding sequence GTGTACGTCTCCGCGCGCAGCGACTACGCGCTCCGGGCGATGCTCGCCGTCGCCGCCGCCAGTCGCGGCGGCGGCGGGAGCGGAGGCGGTGAGTTGGTGAAGGCGGCCAGCCTGGCCGAGGTGCAGGACATCCCGCTCAGCTTCCTGCAGGGCATCCTGCTCGACCTGCGCCGAGCCGGTCTGCTGCACAGCCATCGGGGCGCCGACGGCGGGTACGCGCTGACCCGCCCAGCCGACGGGATCACCGTCGGGGACGTGTTACGGGCGGTCGGCGGTTCGCTCACCACGGTGCGCGGCCTGCCGGCCGAGCGCGCCGGCTACCACGGTGTGGCCGCCGGGCTGACCGACGTCTGGCTGGCGGTGCACGGGGCGATCGCCACGGTGGTCGACAGCACCACCCTGGCCGACCTGCTCACCCGCAACTCGACCGACCACGCCCCCACCACCTCGTGA
- a CDS encoding DEAD/DEAH box helicase translates to MTTVIPSFAHTGLAPALLTALTAQGINEPFPIQSATLPDSLAGRDVLGRGRTGSGKTLAFGLALLSRTAGRKARPGRPLALVLVPTRELAQQVTTALAPYARAVGLRCTTVVGGLSLQRQADALRAGAEVVVATPGRLHDLINRGDARLDQVEITVLDEADQMADMGFLPQVTKLLEQVAPQGQRMLFSATLDGGVDRLVRRFLSNPVTHSVDPGTATVTAMTHHVLHVDALDKPDALTRIAAREGRTILFMGTKHRADRLARQLLSKGVRAAALHGGKSQPQRTRILEQFRNGQVTALVATDVAARGIHVDGLDMVVNVDPPTEAKDYLHRGGRTARAGESGSVVTLVLPEQRRDMSRLMATAGIRPESVQVRSDGEALARVTGAREPSGVPVTIVAPPAPAARGGRGVGGTATDGGARPTHRASGRSRRPRRPRTV, encoded by the coding sequence ATGACCACAGTTATTCCTTCTTTCGCTCATACCGGGCTGGCACCGGCGCTGCTCACCGCGTTGACCGCGCAGGGCATCAACGAGCCGTTCCCGATCCAGTCGGCGACGCTGCCCGACTCGCTCGCCGGCCGCGACGTGCTGGGCCGGGGTCGTACCGGCTCCGGCAAGACCCTCGCCTTCGGGCTTGCGCTGCTGTCCCGCACCGCCGGCCGTAAGGCCCGGCCGGGTCGCCCGCTCGCCCTGGTGCTGGTGCCGACCCGTGAGCTGGCCCAGCAGGTCACCACCGCGCTCGCCCCGTACGCCCGCGCTGTCGGGCTGCGCTGCACCACCGTCGTCGGCGGGCTGTCGTTGCAGCGGCAGGCCGACGCTCTGCGCGCCGGCGCCGAGGTGGTTGTCGCCACCCCCGGCCGGCTGCACGACCTGATCAACCGCGGCGACGCCCGGCTCGACCAGGTCGAGATCACCGTGCTGGACGAGGCCGACCAGATGGCCGACATGGGCTTCCTGCCGCAGGTCACCAAGCTGCTGGAGCAGGTCGCGCCGCAGGGCCAGCGGATGCTCTTCTCCGCCACTCTGGACGGTGGTGTGGACCGGCTGGTCCGCCGCTTCCTGAGCAACCCGGTCACCCACTCGGTCGACCCGGGCACCGCCACCGTGACGGCGATGACCCACCACGTGCTGCACGTCGACGCCCTGGACAAGCCCGACGCGTTGACCCGGATCGCCGCCCGTGAGGGCCGCACCATCCTGTTCATGGGCACCAAGCACCGCGCCGACCGCCTTGCCCGTCAGTTGCTGTCCAAGGGCGTACGCGCGGCCGCACTGCACGGCGGCAAGTCCCAGCCGCAGCGCACCCGGATCCTGGAGCAGTTCCGCAACGGCCAGGTGACCGCTCTGGTCGCCACCGACGTCGCGGCTCGGGGCATTCACGTGGACGGCCTGGACATGGTCGTCAACGTGGACCCGCCGACCGAGGCGAAGGACTACCTGCACCGGGGCGGCCGTACCGCCCGGGCCGGCGAGTCCGGCTCTGTGGTCACCCTGGTCCTGCCCGAGCAGCGTCGGGACATGTCCCGACTGATGGCCACCGCCGGCATCCGGCCCGAGTCGGTCCAGGTGCGCTCCGATGGCGAGGCGTTGGCCCGGGTCACCGGTGCGCGTGAGCCGTCCGGGGTGCCGGTGACCATCGTCGCGCCGCCGGCTCCCGCCGCTCGTGGGGGACGCGGTGTCGGTGGCACTGCCACCGATGGCGGCGCCCGCCCGACGCACCGGGCGTCGGGTCGGTCCCGCCGTCCGCGCCGCCCCCGTACCGTCTGA
- a CDS encoding transcription antiterminator/RNA stability regulator CspE, which produces MAIGTVKWFNADKGFGFITPDGGGADVFAHFSAIQSSGYRSLDENQRVEFEVTQGQKGPQAENIRPL; this is translated from the coding sequence ATGGCTATTGGCACCGTGAAGTGGTTCAACGCTGACAAGGGCTTCGGCTTCATCACCCCCGACGGCGGCGGCGCTGACGTCTTCGCCCACTTCTCGGCGATCCAGTCCTCCGGCTACCGGAGCCTGGACGAGAACCAGCGGGTCGAGTTCGAGGTGACCCAGGGCCAGAAGGGCCCGCAGGCGGAGAACATCCGCCCGCTCTGA